A genomic window from Candidatus Andeanibacterium colombiense includes:
- a CDS encoding VOC family protein, producing the protein MNVEALDHVNIITDRLDETAEFYGKLLGLIRKDAPPPLTPETATWMFDAENRAIIHINSLDCYRTYDREVTPGELTGALHHVALKCVGYEEVKGKLDTMGADYQENLVSAINLRQIFTADPNNVLLELNFFAD; encoded by the coding sequence ATGAACGTCGAAGCGCTGGACCATGTGAACATCATCACCGACCGGCTGGACGAAACGGCCGAATTCTACGGAAAACTGCTCGGCCTGATACGCAAGGATGCGCCCCCGCCGCTCACTCCGGAGACCGCGACCTGGATGTTCGATGCCGAGAACCGGGCGATCATCCACATCAACTCGCTCGACTGCTACCGCACCTACGACCGCGAGGTTACCCCGGGCGAACTGACCGGCGCGCTGCACCACGTCGCGCTCAAATGCGTCGGCTATGAAGAGGTCAAGGGCAAGCTCGACACGATGGGTGCCGACTATCAGGAGAACCTCGTCTCGGCGATCAATCTGCGCCAGATTTTCACCGCCGATCCGAACAATGTGCTGCTCGAACTGAACTTCTTCGCGGATTGA
- a CDS encoding DUF2231 domain-containing protein: MARIFQPTVRIARVPLHAMLVPFPIACFTGAMITDIVHSRTGVMQWSNFSAWLLAFGLLFGVLAGLFGLIDFLLGGRARPRIGWFHLLGNAAILLLALLNSFVHARDGWTSVVPTGLTLSVITVLLLVVTGFLGHRMTYAYVGRERP; encoded by the coding sequence ATGGCCCGAATTTTCCAGCCCACCGTCAGGATCGCGCGCGTACCGCTGCACGCGATGCTGGTGCCGTTTCCGATCGCCTGTTTCACCGGCGCGATGATCACCGACATCGTCCATTCCCGCACCGGCGTGATGCAGTGGAGCAATTTCTCCGCCTGGCTGCTCGCCTTCGGCCTGCTGTTCGGCGTGCTCGCCGGTCTGTTCGGCCTGATCGACTTCCTGCTCGGCGGAAGGGCACGGCCGCGGATCGGCTGGTTCCATCTGCTGGGCAACGCCGCAATCCTGCTGCTCGCGCTGCTCAACAGCTTCGTCCACGCGCGCGACGGCTGGACTTCCGTAGTGCCGACCGGCCTCACCCTGTCGGTGATCACCGTGCTGCTGCTCGTCGTCACCGGCTTCCTCGGCCACCGCATGACTTATGCCTATGTCGGGAGGGAACGGCCATGA
- a CDS encoding aminomethyl transferase family protein has product MAKNLEEIVAGNSDIVGTLRNSQIGAYVYPVVAPEFSNWRSEQWAWQHSAVLFDQSHHMFDLYIKGPDALKLLSDTMVNSPAGWEVNKAKQYVPTTPYGHVIGDGIIFYLAPEEFVYVGRAPAANWLRFQAEKGKYDVEIINDPRSPARPMGKPVNRISWRFQIQGPQAWNVIEKLNGEPLDKLKFFNMSEMKIGNKTVRTLRHGMAGSPGLEIWGPYDEQDYIRDEILKAGEEFGLIAVGSRAYPSNTLESGWIPSPLPPVYTGDELKDYREWLGADSYEATGAIGGSFVGKSIEDYYLNPWELGYGPFVKFDHDFIGADALKKIDPAVQRKKVTLEWNKEDIQKIVSSLFEPEGQQYKFFDLPLANYANSNYDSVIDADGNNVGLSMFTGFSFNEKKALSLGTVDHEIPLGTELHVVWGEENGGTKKTTVEPHKQLNVRAIVSPVPYSQMAGDTYAAGWRSGRKA; this is encoded by the coding sequence ATGGCCAAGAATCTGGAAGAAATCGTCGCTGGAAACAGCGACATCGTCGGCACCCTGCGCAACTCGCAGATCGGTGCTTACGTGTATCCCGTCGTCGCTCCCGAGTTCTCGAACTGGCGTTCGGAGCAGTGGGCCTGGCAGCACAGCGCGGTGCTGTTCGACCAGTCGCACCACATGTTCGACCTCTACATCAAGGGTCCCGACGCGCTCAAGCTGCTGTCGGACACGATGGTCAACTCGCCGGCCGGCTGGGAAGTCAACAAGGCCAAGCAGTACGTCCCGACGACGCCTTACGGCCACGTGATCGGCGACGGCATCATCTTCTACCTCGCCCCGGAAGAGTTCGTGTATGTCGGCCGTGCGCCGGCCGCGAACTGGCTCCGTTTCCAGGCCGAGAAGGGCAAGTACGACGTCGAGATCATCAACGATCCGCGTTCGCCCGCTCGCCCGATGGGCAAGCCCGTCAACCGCATCAGCTGGCGCTTCCAGATCCAGGGCCCGCAGGCCTGGAACGTGATCGAGAAGCTCAACGGCGAACCGCTCGACAAGCTCAAGTTCTTCAACATGAGCGAGATGAAGATCGGCAACAAGACCGTCCGCACCCTGCGCCACGGCATGGCCGGCTCGCCGGGTCTCGAAATCTGGGGCCCCTATGACGAGCAGGACTACATTCGCGACGAGATCCTCAAGGCGGGTGAAGAATTCGGCCTGATCGCCGTCGGCAGCCGCGCCTATCCGTCGAACACGCTGGAATCGGGCTGGATCCCGAGCCCGCTGCCCCCGGTTTACACCGGCGACGAACTCAAGGATTACCGCGAGTGGCTCGGTGCCGACAGCTATGAAGCGACCGGCGCGATCGGCGGTTCGTTCGTCGGCAAGTCGATCGAAGACTACTACCTCAACCCGTGGGAGCTGGGCTACGGCCCGTTCGTGAAGTTCGACCACGACTTCATCGGCGCCGACGCGCTGAAGAAGATCGACCCGGCCGTGCAGCGCAAGAAGGTCACCCTCGAGTGGAACAAGGAAGACATCCAGAAGATCGTCTCCTCGCTGTTCGAGCCCGAGGGCCAGCAGTACAAGTTCTTCGACCTTCCGCTCGCGAACTATGCCAACAGCAACTATGACTCGGTCATCGACGCTGACGGCAACAACGTCGGCCTGTCGATGTTCACCGGCTTCTCGTTCAACGAGAAGAAGGCGCTCTCGCTCGGCACCGTCGATCACGAGATCCCGCTGGGCACCGAACTCCACGTCGTGTGGGGCGAGGAAAATGGCGGCACCAAGAAGACCACGGTCGAGCCGCACAAGCAGCTCAACGTCCGTGCGATCGTCTCGCCGGTTCCGTACAGCCAGATGGCTGGCGACACCTACGCCGCCGGCTGGCGCTCGGGCCGCAAGGCCTAA
- a CDS encoding MFS transporter, with the protein MATHAAARPKSDLNYMLGLMLVLTLGNGIVGFDRQTVSFLAPFIVKDLGLNNTQIGSIAAALSLAIALSSFAGGQLADRTGRGKFVLVACTLLFSLLSGLSGFASSFMVLLLCRFALGATEGPIVPISQAMILKASSPKWRGFNMGFMQMVGAFGIAGFIGPVVATHLGESHGWRTAMFLSIIPGLIVAAMMVFLIKPDPKQRPIEAQPKGSLLADFGELLKIGNMHASLAIAGLVTAWLVLNSTFLVLFLTTEKGLAPTTAGWVIGMGGWGAFVGGILFPTISDRVGRKPVLVLGCLAAVIGPIAMLTLPADPVLLAGGVLVGWMPLGIAPLYCAAVPSESVCPGLVTTAVGLSMGFAELFGGVVVPPLAGRAADAFGLNAIFVICIGLALVAAFAALFLKETAPGKIGAA; encoded by the coding sequence ATGGCGACACACGCGGCGGCTCGGCCGAAGAGCGACCTCAACTATATGCTCGGGCTGATGCTCGTGCTCACGCTTGGCAACGGGATCGTCGGGTTCGATCGCCAGACGGTGTCGTTCCTCGCGCCGTTCATCGTCAAGGATCTCGGGCTCAACAACACCCAGATCGGCTCGATCGCCGCGGCCTTGTCGCTGGCGATCGCGCTGTCGTCCTTCGCCGGCGGGCAGCTGGCCGACCGGACCGGCCGCGGCAAATTCGTGCTTGTCGCCTGCACGCTGCTGTTCTCGCTCCTGTCGGGCCTGAGCGGTTTCGCGAGCAGCTTCATGGTGCTGCTGCTGTGCCGCTTCGCGCTCGGCGCGACCGAAGGCCCGATCGTGCCGATCAGCCAAGCGATGATCCTCAAGGCGAGCAGCCCCAAATGGCGCGGGTTCAATATGGGTTTCATGCAGATGGTCGGCGCCTTCGGCATCGCCGGCTTCATCGGCCCGGTGGTCGCGACCCATCTGGGCGAAAGCCACGGCTGGCGCACCGCGATGTTCCTCTCGATCATCCCGGGCCTGATCGTCGCGGCGATGATGGTGTTCCTGATCAAGCCCGACCCGAAGCAGCGCCCGATCGAGGCCCAGCCGAAGGGCTCGCTGCTGGCGGACTTCGGCGAGCTGCTCAAGATCGGCAACATGCACGCCTCGCTCGCGATCGCGGGCCTCGTCACCGCCTGGCTGGTGCTCAACAGCACTTTCCTGGTGCTGTTCCTCACCACCGAAAAGGGCCTCGCGCCGACCACCGCCGGCTGGGTGATCGGCATGGGCGGCTGGGGCGCCTTCGTCGGCGGAATTCTATTCCCGACCATCAGCGACCGCGTCGGGCGCAAGCCGGTACTGGTGCTCGGCTGCCTCGCCGCGGTGATCGGCCCGATCGCGATGCTGACCCTGCCGGCGGATCCGGTGCTGCTGGCGGGCGGCGTGCTGGTCGGGTGGATGCCGCTCGGGATCGCCCCGCTCTATTGCGCCGCCGTGCCGAGCGAGAGCGTCTGCCCCGGACTCGTCACCACCGCGGTAGGCCTGTCGATGGGCTTTGCCGAATTGTTCGGCGGAGTGGTCGTTCCCCCGCTCGCGGGCCGCGCGGCCGACGCCTTCGGGCTCAACGCGATCTTCGTGATCTGCATCGGCCTTGCGCTGGTGGCGGCTTTCGCGGCATTGTTCCTGAAGGAAACCGCGCCGGGCAAGATCGGCGCCGCCTGA
- a CDS encoding alpha/beta hydrolase translates to MANYVLVHGAWGGGQTYGEVPDALRAAGHDVLVATLPGLGTRQGELHPGITLTDHVNAVLEQVEAAGFERFILAGHSYGGMVITGVATRLGARIDAIAYLDAFLPGDNQSLWDITGEFEHNWYIDTQKNKPGYVDPIGAADFAPVPGIVGYHPLLTLLEAVNYTGEETKIGKRAYVLATGYEPTPFPRFAEQAKAEGWIYHETATSHFVMEEDPELTRAVLLGLAE, encoded by the coding sequence ATGGCGAATTACGTGCTGGTCCATGGCGCCTGGGGCGGCGGGCAGACCTACGGCGAAGTCCCCGATGCGCTGCGCGCGGCGGGCCATGACGTGCTGGTGGCGACGCTGCCGGGGCTCGGTACGCGGCAGGGCGAGCTGCACCCCGGCATCACGCTGACCGACCATGTGAATGCGGTGCTGGAGCAGGTCGAGGCGGCCGGGTTCGAACGCTTCATCCTCGCCGGCCATTCCTACGGCGGGATGGTGATCACCGGGGTCGCGACCCGACTAGGCGCGCGGATCGATGCGATCGCCTATCTCGATGCATTCCTGCCCGGCGACAACCAGTCGCTGTGGGACATCACCGGAGAGTTCGAGCACAATTGGTACATCGACACGCAAAAGAACAAGCCCGGCTATGTCGATCCGATCGGCGCGGCGGATTTCGCACCGGTGCCCGGCATCGTCGGCTACCACCCGCTGCTGACCCTGCTCGAAGCGGTGAACTACACCGGCGAGGAAACTAAGATCGGCAAACGCGCTTACGTCCTCGCGACCGGCTACGAGCCCACTCCGTTCCCGCGCTTTGCCGAGCAGGCGAAGGCCGAGGGTTGGATCTATCACGAGACGGCGACCAGCCACTTCGTGATGGAGGAAGATCCGGAGCTGACCCGCGCGGTCCTGCTGGGACTGGCGGAGTGA
- a CDS encoding sorbosone dehydrogenase family protein, which produces MNARLLLAACCLAAVAGCSKPIAEPAIQYGANPKLPEPKQFLFPPMGVTEAVGWQDGIKPTVPAGFAIQAFASGLHSPRNVLALPNGDVLAVESGGPGVEPVTRPKDIVFGIVIGRAHGLTKPGNRVLLLRDTNGDGKADVTKVLADKLDSPFGIVASGGYLYVAETGALLRYKFNPGDEAVGPAEKLTELPKGAIDHHWTKSLAVSPDGSRLYVGVGSNSNITENGQDAERDRAAIYEIHPEDGAMRLYAGGLRNPNGLTFNPETGQLWCVVNERDELGNDLVPDYMTSVKPGAFYGWPWSYYGQHVDIRVVPRRPDMVKKAIAPDYSLSSHVAPLGLVFEKGSGFPAAYHGGAFIGEHGSWDRQKPNGYQVAFVPFAGGKPNGPAQTFVGGFLRKDGKMQGRPVGVAFDPSGALLVADDVGDAVWRVTPVKPAPPIAAAKGGAARG; this is translated from the coding sequence ATGAACGCCCGCCTGCTCCTCGCCGCGTGCTGCCTTGCCGCCGTGGCCGGCTGTTCCAAGCCGATCGCCGAGCCCGCGATCCAGTACGGCGCCAATCCGAAGCTGCCCGAACCGAAGCAATTCCTGTTCCCGCCAATGGGTGTAACCGAGGCAGTCGGCTGGCAGGACGGGATCAAGCCCACTGTCCCGGCCGGCTTCGCGATCCAGGCTTTCGCGAGTGGCCTCCACAGCCCGCGCAACGTGCTGGCGCTGCCCAATGGCGACGTGCTGGCGGTCGAATCCGGCGGGCCGGGCGTCGAGCCGGTCACCCGGCCGAAGGACATCGTGTTCGGGATCGTGATCGGCAGGGCCCACGGCTTGACCAAGCCCGGTAACCGCGTGCTGCTGCTGCGCGACACCAATGGCGACGGCAAGGCCGACGTGACCAAGGTGCTGGCAGATAAGCTCGATTCCCCGTTCGGGATCGTCGCCAGCGGCGGCTATCTCTATGTCGCCGAGACCGGGGCGCTGTTGCGCTACAAGTTCAATCCAGGCGACGAGGCGGTCGGGCCGGCCGAGAAGCTGACCGAGCTGCCGAAGGGCGCGATCGACCACCACTGGACAAAGAGCCTCGCGGTGAGCCCGGACGGCAGCCGGCTTTACGTCGGGGTCGGTTCGAACTCGAACATCACCGAAAACGGGCAGGATGCCGAGCGGGACCGGGCCGCGATCTACGAAATTCATCCGGAAGACGGTGCGATGCGGCTCTATGCTGGCGGGTTGCGCAATCCCAATGGCCTGACCTTCAATCCCGAGACCGGGCAATTGTGGTGCGTGGTCAACGAACGCGACGAACTCGGCAACGATCTGGTGCCCGATTACATGACCTCGGTGAAGCCGGGCGCCTTCTACGGCTGGCCGTGGAGCTATTACGGCCAGCATGTCGATATCCGCGTGGTCCCGCGCCGCCCCGATATGGTCAAGAAGGCGATCGCACCCGACTATTCGCTCAGTTCGCATGTCGCCCCGCTGGGGCTGGTGTTCGAGAAAGGCAGCGGCTTCCCGGCCGCTTACCATGGCGGTGCCTTCATCGGCGAACACGGCAGTTGGGACCGCCAGAAGCCCAACGGCTACCAGGTCGCCTTCGTGCCCTTTGCGGGCGGCAAGCCCAACGGCCCGGCGCAGACCTTCGTCGGCGGCTTCCTCCGCAAGGACGGCAAGATGCAGGGCCGCCCGGTGGGGGTCGCGTTCGATCCGTCGGGCGCGCTGCTTGTGGCAGACGACGTCGGCGATGCGGTATGGCGGGTGACGCCGGTGAAACCCGCACCGCCGATCGCGGCCGCGAAGGGCGGTGCGGCGCGCGGCTAG
- a CDS encoding GNAT family N-acetyltransferase, with amino-acid sequence MGIDVKRAVSGDLDAVADLFDLYRQFYKQSSDLPGAKAFLAERMERDQSVIFLAEYAGAALGFTQVYPSFTSAGMAPIFILNDLFVVPEARGSGVGRALLCHTAEFARGEGATRLVLSTATDNLTAQAVYERAGWERDDGFLTYRLTL; translated from the coding sequence GTGGGTATAGACGTCAAGCGAGCGGTTTCGGGCGATCTCGATGCGGTCGCGGACCTGTTCGATCTCTACCGTCAGTTCTACAAGCAATCGTCCGATCTGCCGGGGGCGAAGGCGTTCCTCGCCGAGCGGATGGAGCGCGACCAGTCGGTGATCTTTCTGGCCGAATACGCGGGTGCCGCACTCGGCTTCACCCAGGTCTACCCCTCCTTCACCTCCGCCGGGATGGCGCCGATCTTCATCCTCAACGATCTGTTCGTGGTGCCCGAAGCGCGCGGCAGCGGTGTGGGCCGTGCGTTGCTGTGCCACACGGCCGAGTTCGCGAGAGGCGAAGGGGCGACGCGGCTGGTACTCTCGACAGCGACCGACAATCTCACTGCGCAAGCGGTCTACGAACGTGCGGGATGGGAGCGCGACGATGGCTTTCTGACTTACCGCCTGACGCTGTGA
- a CDS encoding nitronate monooxygenase — protein MTSYPKTTALMRRGAEFFGSEYAILCGAMSWVSERNLVAAISNAGGFGVIACGAMTPELLDTEIAATKALTDKPFGVNLITMHPMLVALIEVCGKHGVSHVVLAGGIPPKGSVEAIKGFGAKVIVFAPTIALARKLLRSGADALVIEGMEAGGHIGPVATSVLAQEFLPELSEDYLVFVAGGIGRGETIAAYLEMGAAGVQLGTRFACASESIAHPAFKAAFFRANARDAVASVQVDPRLPVIPVRALKNKGTEEFTAKQREVAQLLDEGKVDMLEAQLRIEHYWAGALRRAVIDGDVENGSLMAGQSVGMVKQEEPVAAIIATLMAECEAALSRR, from the coding sequence ATGACATCTTACCCAAAGACCACCGCCCTGATGCGCCGCGGCGCCGAATTTTTCGGTTCCGAGTATGCGATTTTATGCGGCGCGATGAGTTGGGTCAGCGAGCGCAATCTTGTCGCCGCGATCAGCAACGCCGGCGGCTTCGGCGTGATCGCCTGCGGCGCGATGACCCCCGAGCTCCTCGACACCGAAATCGCGGCGACCAAGGCGTTGACCGACAAGCCTTTCGGCGTGAATTTGATCACGATGCATCCGATGCTGGTCGCCTTGATCGAGGTCTGCGGCAAGCACGGGGTCAGCCACGTGGTGCTCGCGGGCGGGATCCCGCCCAAGGGCAGCGTCGAGGCGATCAAGGGTTTCGGCGCCAAGGTGATCGTGTTCGCGCCGACCATCGCGCTGGCCAGGAAGCTGCTGCGCTCCGGCGCCGACGCGCTGGTGATCGAGGGTATGGAGGCCGGTGGCCATATCGGTCCGGTGGCAACGAGCGTGCTGGCGCAGGAGTTTTTGCCCGAACTGTCGGAAGACTATCTGGTGTTCGTTGCTGGCGGGATCGGCCGGGGCGAAACCATCGCCGCCTATCTCGAAATGGGCGCGGCCGGGGTTCAGCTCGGCACCCGTTTTGCCTGCGCGAGTGAAAGCATTGCGCATCCGGCGTTCAAGGCGGCGTTCTTCCGCGCCAATGCCCGCGATGCGGTCGCCAGCGTGCAGGTCGATCCACGCTTGCCGGTAATCCCGGTGCGCGCGCTGAAGAACAAGGGCACCGAGGAATTCACCGCCAAGCAGCGCGAAGTCGCGCAGCTGCTGGACGAGGGCAAGGTCGACATGCTCGAGGCGCAGCTCCGGATCGAACATTACTGGGCCGGTGCGCTGCGCCGCGCGGTGATTGACGGCGATGTCGAGAACGGCAGCCTGATGGCTGGCCAGTCGGTCGGCATGGTCAAGCAGGAAGAGCCGGTCGCCGCGATTATCGCGACGCTGATGGCAGAGTGTGAGGCGGCGCTTTCGCGGCGGTAA
- the katG gene encoding catalase/peroxidase HPI — MDAKTGSISGCPAHGGGGVRALLGRTNKDWWPEMLATEILNPNGATNPHGEDFDYAEAFNALDYNSLKADLTALMTDSQPWWPADYGHYGPFFIRMAWHAAGTYRTADGRGGANSGQQRFAPLDSWPDNGNLDKARRLLWPIKQKYGKNISWADLFILTGNVAIESMGGPVFGFGGGRADVFEPERDIYWGSEDKWVNEGVQTRIAPEHGMHELEGPLAAIQMGLIYVNPEGPGGNPDPLQSARDMRATFERMAMNSEETVALTAGGHTFGKAHGNGDASTLGAAPAGGDLAAQGFGWVSGEEHGGIGEHTVTSGIEGSWVNTPTEWTENYFRLLLDYEYELVHSPAGAQQWQPVNQKEEDMAPAAWDSSRKVPTMMTTADMALKVDPEFRQISEKFRNDHEAFKDAFARAWFKLTHRDMGPKSRYLGPEVPAEDLIWQDPVPAGSKPSDAEVKAVKDKIAASGLTVSQLVKAAWASASTYRKSDYRGGSNGARVRLAPQKDWDVNEPAVLEKVLGTLDGLRGNLSLADAIVLGGVVALEKAGAAGVPFTGGRGDATEEQTDGESFAVMEPQADAFRNYLPKRLAVKTEEMMLDRASLLGLSVPEMVVLIGGLRVLGANHGERGHGHLTKRSGQLTNDFFVNLLDMTNVWKAVDGSDDEEYVATDRAAGHEVWRATRADLIFGSNAELRAICEVYAEKGGEEKFAKDFVKAWTKVMNAGFA, encoded by the coding sequence ATGGACGCTAAAACCGGTTCGATTTCGGGATGCCCGGCCCACGGCGGCGGTGGCGTACGGGCGCTGCTCGGCCGGACCAACAAGGACTGGTGGCCCGAGATGCTGGCGACCGAAATCCTCAATCCCAACGGCGCGACCAACCCGCACGGGGAGGATTTCGACTATGCCGAGGCGTTCAACGCGCTCGACTACAATTCCCTTAAGGCCGACCTGACCGCGCTGATGACCGACAGCCAGCCGTGGTGGCCGGCCGATTACGGCCACTACGGCCCGTTCTTCATCCGCATGGCCTGGCACGCGGCCGGGACCTACCGCACGGCCGATGGTCGTGGCGGCGCCAATAGCGGGCAGCAACGCTTCGCTCCGCTCGACAGCTGGCCCGATAACGGCAACCTCGACAAGGCCCGGCGCCTGCTGTGGCCGATCAAGCAGAAATACGGCAAGAACATCAGCTGGGCCGATCTGTTCATCCTCACCGGCAATGTCGCGATCGAATCGATGGGTGGCCCGGTGTTCGGCTTCGGCGGCGGCCGCGCCGACGTGTTCGAGCCCGAGCGTGACATTTATTGGGGCTCGGAAGACAAGTGGGTCAACGAAGGCGTGCAGACCCGCATCGCGCCCGAGCACGGGATGCACGAACTCGAAGGCCCGCTCGCCGCGATCCAGATGGGGCTGATCTACGTCAATCCTGAGGGCCCGGGCGGCAATCCCGACCCGTTGCAATCGGCGCGCGATATGCGCGCGACCTTCGAGCGCATGGCGATGAACTCGGAGGAAACGGTCGCGCTTACCGCCGGCGGCCACACTTTCGGCAAGGCCCACGGCAATGGCGACGCCTCGACCCTCGGCGCGGCTCCCGCGGGCGGCGATCTCGCCGCGCAGGGCTTCGGCTGGGTCAGCGGCGAGGAGCACGGCGGAATCGGCGAGCATACCGTGACCAGCGGCATCGAAGGTTCGTGGGTCAACACCCCGACCGAATGGACCGAGAATTACTTCCGCCTGCTGCTCGATTACGAATACGAGCTGGTTCATTCGCCGGCCGGCGCGCAGCAATGGCAGCCGGTGAACCAGAAGGAAGAGGACATGGCCCCGGCGGCCTGGGACTCGTCCAGGAAGGTCCCGACGATGATGACCACCGCCGACATGGCGCTGAAGGTCGATCCCGAGTTCCGCCAGATCAGCGAGAAATTCAGGAACGATCACGAGGCGTTCAAGGACGCCTTTGCGCGGGCCTGGTTCAAGCTGACCCACCGCGACATGGGGCCGAAGAGCCGCTATCTCGGGCCGGAAGTCCCCGCCGAGGATCTGATCTGGCAGGATCCGGTTCCGGCCGGCAGCAAGCCGTCCGATGCCGAGGTCAAGGCGGTGAAGGACAAGATCGCCGCGAGCGGGCTGACGGTCAGCCAGCTGGTCAAGGCGGCCTGGGCCTCGGCCTCGACCTATCGCAAGTCCGACTATCGCGGCGGCTCCAACGGCGCACGCGTCCGTCTCGCCCCGCAGAAGGACTGGGACGTCAACGAGCCGGCGGTGCTGGAGAAGGTGCTGGGCACGCTCGACGGGCTGCGCGGCAATCTGTCGCTCGCCGACGCGATCGTGCTTGGCGGCGTAGTTGCGCTGGAAAAGGCGGGCGCGGCCGGCGTCCCCTTCACCGGCGGGCGCGGCGACGCGACTGAAGAGCAGACCGACGGCGAGAGCTTTGCGGTGATGGAGCCGCAGGCCGACGCCTTCCGCAACTATCTGCCGAAAAGGCTCGCGGTGAAGACCGAGGAAATGATGCTCGACCGCGCCAGCCTGCTCGGCCTCTCGGTGCCCGAGATGGTCGTGTTGATCGGCGGGCTGCGGGTACTCGGCGCCAACCATGGCGAGCGCGGCCACGGCCACCTCACCAAGCGCTCGGGCCAGCTGACCAACGACTTTTTCGTCAATCTGCTCGACATGACCAATGTCTGGAAGGCGGTCGATGGTTCGGACGACGAGGAATATGTCGCGACCGACCGCGCGGCCGGCCACGAGGTCTGGCGCGCGACACGGGCCGATCTGATCTTCGGATCGAACGCGGAACTTCGCGCGATCTGCGAAGTCTATGCCGAAAAGGGCGGCGAAGAGAAGTTCGCGAAAGACTTCGTGAAGGCCTGGACCAAGGTGATGAATGCCGGCTTTGCCTGA
- a CDS encoding TauD/TfdA family dioxygenase translates to MWEVRVTPSGDFDNHPYQTNHFRVEPLTAAMGAEIVGPRLPDMSDEAFEAFKQALYHHKMLYMRDQHLTHAEHEAFGARLGPFAVDAYTQGVPGHRDVHPIIKEADTRVPSLFGGGWHTDSPFLAEPPAITTLRAVEVPPFGGDTSWTNCALAFRHLSKTYQDMLRPLKVHMSARNNYLTQSVLLDKPIEFSNEETKREGLEGRYHPLVRAHPETGEESLYICDTYTTGFEGMTTQEAKPIVDFLVAHCTQAAFTCRLRWEPGMVALWDNRAAMHLGPNDYDGYRREMYRTTTAGGKVEAAV, encoded by the coding sequence ATGTGGGAAGTCCGCGTGACCCCGTCGGGGGATTTCGACAACCATCCGTACCAGACCAATCATTTCCGGGTCGAGCCGCTGACCGCCGCGATGGGCGCGGAGATCGTCGGCCCGCGCCTGCCGGATATGTCGGACGAGGCGTTCGAAGCGTTCAAGCAGGCGCTCTACCATCACAAGATGCTCTACATGCGCGACCAGCACCTCACCCATGCCGAGCACGAGGCCTTCGGCGCGCGGCTCGGGCCCTTCGCGGTCGATGCCTATACGCAAGGGGTGCCTGGCCACCGCGACGTGCATCCGATCATCAAGGAAGCCGATACCCGCGTGCCGAGCCTGTTCGGCGGCGGCTGGCATACCGACAGCCCGTTCCTGGCCGAGCCGCCGGCAATCACCACCCTGCGCGCGGTCGAGGTCCCGCCATTCGGCGGCGACACCAGCTGGACCAATTGCGCGCTCGCCTTCCGCCATTTGAGCAAGACCTACCAGGACATGCTTCGCCCGCTGAAGGTCCATATGTCGGCGCGCAACAATTACCTGACCCAGAGCGTGCTGCTCGACAAGCCGATCGAATTCTCGAACGAGGAGACCAAGCGCGAAGGGCTCGAAGGCCGCTACCACCCGCTGGTCCGCGCCCATCCGGAGACCGGCGAGGAATCGCTCTATATCTGCGATACCTACACGACCGGGTTCGAAGGCATGACCACGCAAGAGGCCAAGCCGATCGTCGACTTCCTCGTCGCGCATTGCACCCAGGCGGCGTTCACCTGCCGTCTGCGGTGGGAGCCGGGCATGGTCGCGCTGTGGGACAACCGCGCGGCGATGCACCTCGGGCCGAACGATTACGACGGCTACCGGCGCGAGATGTACCGCACGACGACCGCGGGCGGGAAGGTCGAAGCGGCGGTATAG